Proteins encoded in a region of the Zea mays cultivar B73 chromosome 4, Zm-B73-REFERENCE-NAM-5.0, whole genome shotgun sequence genome:
- the LOC100284812 gene encoding GrpE-like, whose translation MAALLRTAAALAPPPSSPPSAREPRGRCLRLACSRRAPVRPLRAWPLPTPHVFCLAGGRLRRLGATEADEAAQTATQEDLETEVTGDSAADDSAGSTDETPSIIVTTLQSYREALINDDEAKAAEIESFLLSIEDEKNSLLNKITALDAELATQRERILRISADFDNFRKRTENEKLNMMENVQGELIESFLPVLDNFERAKVQIKVETEGEEKINNSYQSIYKQFIEILNSLGVEDVETVGKPFDPMLHEAIMREESSEFEEGIILQEFRKGFKLGERLLRPAMVKVSAGPGPEKFGDDDPTAVEGSVAPQKVDEVEDDGFGAGDAE comes from the exons ATGGCTGCCTTACTTCGGACGGCCGCGGCCCTCGCGCCCCCGCCCTCGTCTCCCCCGTCCGCACGGGAGCCGCGTGGGCGGTGCCTGCGGCTGGCCTGCTCCCGGCGCGCGCCGGTCCGACCGCTCCGGGCGTGGCCGCTGCCGACTCCGCACGTCTTCTGTCTCGCCGGGGGGCGGCTCCGGCGCCTGGGCGCCACCGAGGCCGACGAGGCCGCGCAGACGGCGACGCAG GAGGATTTAGAAACCGAAGTTACTGGAGACTCTGCTGCAGATGACAGTGCTGGAAGCACAGATGAAACTCCATCTATTATTGTGACAACCCTGCAGTCGTACAGAGAAGCTCTTATTAATGATGATGAAGCAAAAGCTGCTGAGATAGAGTCCTTTTTACTTTCTATCGAGGATGAGAAAAACTCTCTTTTGAACAAAATCACTGCTCTAGATGCCGAACTAGCAACTCAACGAGAACGTATCTTGAGGATCAGTGCTGATTTTGACAATTTCAGGAAAAGGACAGAAAATGAGAAGCTTAACATGATGGAAAATGTGCAAGGGGAACTTATAGAGAGCTTTTTGCCTGTTCTCGACAACTTTGAAAGAGCGAAAGTGCAAATAAAGGTGGAAACAGAGGGAGAGGAGAAAATAAATAATAGCTACCAGAGCATTTATAAGCAATTCATCGAGATTTTGAATTCATTGGGCGTTGAAGATGTTGAAACGGTCGGCAAACCATTTGATCCCATG CTTCATGAGGCTATTATGAGAGAAGAATCATCAGAGTTTGAAGAGGGGATTATTCTCCAGGAATTCCGAAAAGGTTTCAAACTCGGGGAAAGACTGCTTCGCCCAGCAATGGTCAAAGTGTCTGCAGGACCAGGCCCTGAAAAGTTTGGAGATGATGACCCAACAGCTGTCGAAGGTAGTGTGGCACCTCAAAAGGTTGACGAAGTCGAAGACGACGGTTTTGGTGCCGGCGATGCAGAATAG